In a single window of the Leptidea sinapis chromosome 47, ilLepSina1.1, whole genome shotgun sequence genome:
- the LOC126978163 gene encoding RNA-binding protein 41-like, with amino-acid sequence MPKEFVKASDVLPITTFGVSSLKEFQKAEQCVQFIEYLKKADLTDEEIKLFLDNEKGVLSQHTKIEANILKDKLRTLYNKLNEFEESIKSQSIQNNDDKAKIQAKSEEINDPFKLYPSNHPIHRLNELEESLFAHLKHDTIMPITKRRKLLRRLERKKERVMAQQQQLDLKPSPSTSSFKSGSLWDVKYGNTVTTNNSDKDNEIQRKIFGPKPQTMYTIKDKKIVRLEPDKNKKDEYCMVDIVVPQNKAEEKLLEGTKMSLEDIKSIDRFKDYQPGKPSKVLYLKNIAASVTEDELSLLFKQFEQENGMPVELRLLSGRMRGQAFVKFTSDNIAIQALEVVNGTIVSGRPIIVQFGRNS; translated from the exons ATGCCAAAAGAATTTGTGAAAGCCTCCGACGTTCTACCAATTACTACGTTTGGTGTATCAAGTCTGAAAGAATTCCAGAAAGCTGAACAATGTGTccaatttattgaatatttaaagaAAGCTGATCTAACTGAtgaagaaattaaattatttttggataaTGAGAAAGGTGTTTTGAGTCAACATACAAAAATTGAGGCCAATATTCTTAAAGATAAACTAAGGACCCTGTACAATAAACTCAATGAGTTTGAAGAAAGTATCAAGAG ccaatcaattcaaaataatgatgacaaagCCAAAATTCAGGCTAAATCAGAAGAAATAAATGAtccttttaaattatatccatCAAACCACCCAATACATAGATTAAATGAATTAGAGGAAAGCTTGTTTGCACACTTAAAACATGACACTATAATGCCAATTACGAAACGAAGGAAGTTACTACGAAGATTAGAAAGGAAAAAGGAAAGGGTAATGGCACAACAGCAACAGTTAGATTTAAAACCTTCCCCAAGCACTTCTTCTTTTAAATCAGGCAGTTTATGGGATGTTAAATATGGAAATACTGTTACAACAAATAATTCAGACAAAGATAATGaaatacaaagaaaaatattcgGTCCCAAGCCTCAAACTATGTATacaattaaagataaaaaaatagtaagacTTGAAccagataaaaacaaaaaagatgAATATTGTATGGTAGATATTGTTGTACCACAGAATAAAGCTGAGGAGAAACTACTGGAAGGAACTAAAATGAGCTTAGAAGATATTAAAAGTATTGACAGGTTTAAGGATTATCAACCTGGTAAACCTtcaaag gttttatatctcaaaaataTTGCTGCATCGGTGACAGAAGATGAGCTATCACTTCTGTTTAAGCAATTTGAGCAAGAGAATGGAATGCCGGTTGAATTGCGGTTATTGAGTGGTCGTATGAGAGGACAGGCCTTTGTTAAATTTACAA GCGACAACATAGCAATACAAGCCTTGGAAGTAGTCAACGGTACAATAGTGTCTGGTCGGCCTATCATTGTACAGTTTGGAAGAAACTCATAG